One part of the Oligoflexus sp. genome encodes these proteins:
- a CDS encoding DUF3802 family protein, which yields MGSDSGAAFNSNEFERNAMNHVHDLLNSALSLQNIAEMYQDNAMLSKTQKSIVIQEMEMIVQQLQQLLSTLKENG from the coding sequence TTGGGATCTGACAGCGGTGCAGCATTCAATTCGAACGAATTTGAGAGGAACGCGATGAATCACGTGCACGATTTGCTCAATTCTGCCCTGTCTTTGCAGAATATCGCCGAGATGTACCAGGACAACGCCATGCTGAGCAAGACCCAGAAATCAATCGTCATCCAAGAGATGGAAATGATCGTTCAACAGCTTCAGCAATTGCTTTCAACCCTCAAAGAGAATGGATAA
- a CDS encoding acetyl/propionyl/methylcrotonyl-CoA carboxylase subunit alpha has product MSIKRVFIANRGEIARRIALGARTLGIESAAIYSGEAPPAFLEGLVHRFIKVPEENPALYLNAELMVQIAQQSECDAVHPGFGFLSENARFASLVEDAGMIWVGPSACSISEMASKAEAREIAKNHKVPVVPGIERLPISEDGSHLKIVKDFAKQYGFPILLKAAMGGGGKGMRVVRSDDEVAEAITRAQSEAINAFADGTLIVERYLEYPRHVEVQIFGDSHGQVLALGDRDCSVQRRHQKIIEEAPAPGLSADTRAAMHDAAIRLAKAVNYRSAGTVEFLVDWSPEQRTKADQPFYFLEMNTRLQVEHPVTEQIFNEDLVAWQFRVANGETIKDRMHQTPIGHSIELRLYAEDTRNKFLPAPGPVHGFLPFHGPGIRWEVGIDAIDEVTPRFDPMMAKLVATGADRTQAIQRLIQTLTHTALAIPTSNIPFLLAVLHHKAFAESIPTTRFIDEHQGEITEWLDTRIARHQKTADRILQKIEQKDKPRSHHAPGLLELTRDIFQKESQLTDLEMHLPHVQQVSVPHRFRSRQAVLGRGLIFEQGHRQSFCFCQARYQGHRLTWVSLDGLPYWREEKPDDVLASGRSSAQSADISAPVPGKVVKVLVKTGDNVKERQIVAILESMKMEFEVQASRSGVVGEVLVTTGQQVQADELLARWQVTP; this is encoded by the coding sequence ATGTCGATCAAACGAGTTTTTATCGCCAACCGCGGGGAAATCGCGCGGCGTATCGCTCTGGGTGCGCGCACCCTGGGCATTGAATCCGCAGCCATCTATAGCGGCGAGGCGCCTCCGGCTTTTCTGGAAGGCCTCGTCCATCGCTTCATCAAAGTGCCCGAAGAAAACCCCGCGCTCTATCTGAACGCTGAACTCATGGTTCAGATCGCGCAGCAAAGCGAATGCGATGCCGTGCATCCGGGCTTTGGTTTTCTGTCGGAAAACGCCCGTTTCGCCAGCCTCGTGGAAGACGCGGGCATGATCTGGGTCGGACCTTCGGCCTGCTCGATCTCGGAGATGGCTTCGAAAGCGGAAGCGCGCGAGATTGCCAAAAACCATAAAGTTCCGGTCGTTCCCGGTATCGAACGCCTGCCGATCAGCGAAGACGGCAGTCATCTGAAAATCGTCAAGGACTTTGCCAAGCAGTATGGCTTTCCCATCCTTTTGAAAGCAGCGATGGGCGGCGGCGGCAAAGGCATGCGCGTGGTGCGGAGCGATGATGAAGTCGCCGAGGCCATCACCCGCGCACAATCCGAAGCGATCAATGCCTTCGCCGATGGCACGCTGATCGTCGAACGCTATCTGGAATATCCCCGTCACGTCGAAGTTCAGATCTTCGGCGACAGTCATGGTCAGGTCCTGGCCCTGGGCGATCGCGACTGCTCGGTGCAAAGACGTCATCAGAAAATCATCGAGGAAGCCCCGGCACCCGGCCTGAGCGCCGATACCCGCGCCGCCATGCATGATGCCGCGATTCGTCTGGCCAAAGCGGTAAACTATCGCTCGGCCGGCACCGTGGAATTTTTGGTCGATTGGTCACCGGAACAAAGAACCAAGGCCGACCAGCCCTTTTATTTCCTGGAAATGAACACGCGCCTTCAGGTCGAGCATCCCGTGACCGAGCAGATCTTCAACGAAGATCTGGTGGCCTGGCAGTTCCGCGTGGCCAATGGTGAGACGATCAAGGATCGCATGCACCAGACCCCGATCGGTCACAGTATTGAGCTACGTCTTTACGCCGAAGATACCCGCAATAAATTTCTCCCCGCTCCCGGTCCCGTGCATGGCTTTCTGCCCTTTCATGGTCCGGGCATTCGCTGGGAAGTGGGCATCGATGCGATTGATGAGGTCACGCCGCGTTTCGATCCGATGATGGCGAAACTCGTGGCCACGGGCGCGGACCGGACTCAGGCCATTCAGCGTCTGATCCAGACCTTGACCCATACGGCTCTCGCGATTCCGACCAGCAACATTCCTTTCCTGCTCGCTGTTCTGCATCATAAGGCCTTTGCGGAATCCATTCCCACCACGCGCTTCATTGATGAGCATCAGGGCGAAATCACCGAATGGCTGGACACCCGGATTGCAAGGCATCAGAAAACCGCCGATCGAATTCTGCAGAAGATCGAACAAAAGGATAAGCCAAGGTCCCATCATGCCCCCGGACTTCTGGAACTGACGCGCGATATCTTCCAAAAGGAATCCCAGCTGACCGATCTGGAAATGCACCTGCCGCATGTTCAGCAGGTGTCGGTGCCGCATCGCTTCCGGAGTCGCCAGGCTGTGCTCGGGCGTGGGCTTATTTTTGAGCAGGGTCATCGGCAGAGTTTTTGCTTCTGTCAGGCCAGATATCAAGGTCATCGCCTGACCTGGGTGAGTCTGGATGGTTTGCCCTATTGGCGGGAGGAAAAACCTGATGACGTCCTGGCTTCCGGCCGTTCATCCGCACAAAGTGCTGATATTTCTGCCCCGGTTCCAGGAAAAGTTGTGAAAGTTCTGGTGAAAACAGGTGATAATGTCAAAGAGCGGCAGATCGTTGCCATTCTGGAATCCATGAAAATGGAATTCGAGGTCCAGGCCAGCCGCTCCGGTGTCGTGGGCGAAGTCCTCGTGACAACGGGTCAGCAGGTTCAGGCCGATGAGCTGCTCGCCCGCTGGCAGGTTACGCCGTGA
- a CDS encoding sigma-54-dependent transcriptional regulator yields MARRRPVVLVVDDLGSELEKYLRYLREFNYDAIGARTLDEAKAIVSHQHLDLILTDLYLGSNAQAIDGLDLIAYARDEIPKLPVIAMSSDPRLTIAEEARKRGADQMIRKPIKSADELAIIIKRILEPPAPPLTSAWPQKIDASLEAIRKKHPDGIVISDQHLRYVELAADNPELVVCIYGETGTGKEEIAKLIHRRRSQHGPTPFVSINCANLQGDLLISTLFGHKKGAFTGANENTVGAIGQSDGGILFLDEIHRLPMKAQELLLRVLNDGSYKRIGDSKELKSSFQILIASTKDLDQEVENGSFLIDLRMRLIGLEIKLSPLRDRLQDMADFVNLFLAKQEKPVAISQEEKKKLIAICESFYWQGNIRQLYKVLQVFLIMSTMNDEPLQAERIPIYKTMYRPGDTSNERTDDFTALCERLKSYEFEDSLLDDALAAVEKWIIARTLRRHATIADACKALGISRSNIDMKRKKFGI; encoded by the coding sequence ATGGCGCGTCGCAGACCTGTCGTCTTGGTGGTTGACGACTTAGGATCGGAACTCGAAAAATATTTGCGTTATCTGCGCGAGTTTAACTACGATGCCATAGGTGCCAGAACCTTGGACGAAGCGAAGGCTATTGTCAGCCATCAGCATCTCGACTTGATTCTCACCGACCTTTACCTCGGATCAAACGCCCAGGCCATTGATGGGCTCGATCTCATCGCCTATGCCCGTGATGAAATACCAAAACTTCCCGTTATTGCCATGTCTTCCGATCCGCGCCTGACCATTGCCGAGGAGGCCAGAAAGCGGGGAGCGGACCAGATGATTCGAAAGCCGATAAAATCGGCTGACGAACTGGCAATTATTATCAAGAGAATTTTGGAACCTCCAGCCCCCCCGCTGACCTCAGCCTGGCCCCAAAAAATAGATGCCAGTCTCGAAGCCATTCGAAAAAAGCATCCCGATGGGATTGTCATCTCTGATCAGCATTTGCGCTATGTTGAACTCGCAGCTGATAATCCAGAACTGGTGGTCTGCATTTACGGTGAAACGGGAACAGGCAAAGAAGAGATTGCCAAACTCATCCACCGCCGCCGCTCGCAGCATGGTCCAACGCCTTTCGTTTCCATAAACTGCGCTAATCTTCAAGGCGATCTTCTGATCTCCACCCTGTTCGGGCACAAAAAAGGTGCGTTTACAGGGGCCAACGAAAATACCGTAGGAGCGATCGGCCAGTCGGATGGCGGCATCCTTTTTCTCGATGAGATTCATCGTTTGCCGATGAAAGCTCAGGAGCTCCTGCTCCGCGTGTTGAACGACGGTTCCTATAAACGCATCGGCGATAGCAAGGAACTCAAGTCTTCATTCCAAATACTGATTGCCAGCACAAAGGATCTTGATCAGGAAGTTGAAAACGGCTCTTTCCTGATTGACCTTCGTATGCGGCTCATAGGTCTGGAAATCAAACTTTCCCCACTGCGCGACCGTCTGCAGGATATGGCTGACTTCGTCAATTTGTTTCTAGCCAAACAGGAAAAGCCGGTCGCGATTTCTCAAGAAGAAAAGAAAAAACTGATCGCAATCTGCGAAAGTTTTTATTGGCAGGGCAACATCCGGCAGCTCTACAAGGTCTTGCAAGTGTTTCTCATCATGTCAACGATGAACGATGAGCCCCTGCAGGCGGAGCGTATTCCCATTTATAAGACCATGTACCGTCCTGGGGATACATCCAATGAGAGAACGGATGATTTCACCGCTCTCTGCGAGCGGCTTAAGAGCTATGAATTCGAAGACTCCTTGCTGGATGATGCTCTGGCAGCTGTCGAAAAATGGATTATTGCGAGGACCTTACGACGTCACGCGACCATTGCTGATGCCTGCAAGGCGCTGGGAATATCGCGCAGCAACATCGACATGAAGCGCAAGAAGTTTGGGATCTGA